Within the Zerene cesonia ecotype Mississippi chromosome 10, Zerene_cesonia_1.1, whole genome shotgun sequence genome, the region TTTTCGGATTCAACTTTATCCGAACTGGGCCAAACCAATTCTTTGCTGGTTTTCATCGTGTCTTTCATTACTTTGGATACAACCTTCTTTACGTTTTTATCCTGAACTTTTTTTGGTTCCTCTTCAAGAGCCTCAACTTCCGTAATCATGTCGTtgatttcaaacaaatatggAACCATACTATTCGTATTTGGTTGTTGGAAAATATCATTAACTTTACTCGTATACTCTCGGTTTGCATTACTATATACTTTCTTATTTTCTGATAACGAATCATCAGAATCGTATTCTGTATCGGCTTTCGCTGACGTTGTTTCAGTTTTTCTCCTTCCCATATTTTGATCTTTGATAGACATGAGTGATTTTACTTTCTTTTGACTGAGACTTCGCACTGTCTTACTCGAGCTCTTTATTAAAGTTACAGCGGTGCTTTGGCATGCCAGCTCGCGCGTGAGGTGCCATTCAAAAGCTCTTGGTTCTGAAGGAGCTATataacagatttaattatattatttagcgGACCGAAGTTCCGAAAAGTTTGTACTTACGTGGAGGTGGTACGATAGGAGGTGGGAGCAAACTTTGAAGAATTAAGTTGGGCGGCACATCATGTACGGCACAAGTGAATCGCATCAAAGCTACTCCTAATGATGTGCAGCACGAATCATTGAAACAATCGATATCAGCTCCGGCGTCCACAAGAAAACTTATAATATCCACTTGATCACCACACTTTAGACAAATGTATGGATGATTGATATTAACACATATCGATTagcatttatattcatatttattttttgtatactcACTGTTGCGTACATTAATGCGGTGTTTCCTTGGATGTCAGCTACATTTGGGTTtacattgtgtttatttatgagtTCTGCTACATTTGTTATGTAACCTAAATAGGTTGTCAAAAGTAAAGTCCTACAATCTGCTTCATGGGCGCCAGCCATTTTGAAAAGTTTTCGTGGCCCAGATAAAATggtatttaaatcaatttcataattatctCTTTGTATTTCATGCTCATAGCAATGTTTCATCATGTTAATTATCATACTGTTATTGTTCCAAGCATAATATGTGACTTTTTGAAACGTTTCCTGACTGTCTTGAGGATCCTAAGacaaaatatactaaataaactTTACGTAACATAACCTTTTTATTCACTGTTATTTAACGAcctaagtaattaaattatgtaataatttacctGGATGTCTTCAAATTGTACAGTTTTATGAATTTCCTCCAAAGACTCAATACGATCCTTGTAATAATTACGATCGAATATCTCAACCCGGCAGAGCGGACTGGCAAGGTCCGTACAACGCTTTGGATAAAGTTTTTTCCATTCTTGTACAGCAAGACGAGGATCCGTGCcacaatttttcaaaagatCTAGCGCACTATTTGTTGCTCCTATCTAtagtcaaacaaacaaataacaataataaaatcttttatattttgataacaacaaataaaatctaaaattgcTCAACTCacatttgttaatttgttaagAAAAGTGAATAtagaagtaatatttttaataatatcaacacATATTTCTTTCAGGGTCCTTTTATtcagataattattttgatcaaAGTAGTAAACTACAGGTTCATTTATCTAATTACTAACATGTCTCAAAGCATTTGTGAACAATCTCCTATGTCCTTCGACGACCATCCGTCCAATATTATTAGACGTGAAGTCAGGCACTACAGCGGGCGCTTGTGGCCGCCAGGCCAGTCTTATCAATTGAGTACCTTTCCAGATACCGACATCATCACGTAATGATGAATGCGACTGGATACCAGGGCCCCatctcttattattattaaataatccctgtatataaagtaaaactaCATATATCCTGGaacttatgtttttatttttatgggtAGATATACATTAGGAACTGAtgagttttaaataacaaaagaaacaattaataaaaatttgtatttaccCGGAAAGTTCTTCCATCTGGGAATGAAATAAGTCCATAGCCGTGcatgcaattattataaaagtgccCTTCATAAGTGCAAGGCTTCCCATCTTCACCGTGGAATTTCCAACGGTACTCTCCGGTACCGTGCATCGTGTCACAGGTAAAGCTCCCATCATAGCATTCTAGGgactacacatttttttttatcgtagcTGGCAACCGAGCTTGTGTCACCACGAGatattatgcaaatatgtTGCCAGCTTATAGGGTAGAATATCCTTCTGAGAGTATTGACAATGGGAATATAGGAAGGGTGAAAAGATACAGAAACAGAATGGATTGtctgtgatattttaaataactgtatAATAGTTGTGATAGCTGCTTAGCCACACTGGACCTGCGTGTATCGTGTGGATGCACACAGGCACATCGGTAGCTAGTCTAtcgaagtaaaaataataatggtaaaaggttaatgctttttattatatcttaagTAATCGTTTTTGTAGATAaaccaatgtttatttatcaggATATTGCAACACACTGAagccattaaaatattatggttCAGTATGGCTGTGGCGATAAATCACGTTTGGtgatgattttatgttttattttcgttcaattttatatcgattaataacttttatattatataactttagtAATTGCTATCTaacaaatgtgaaaaaataagCAGTTTCCGTATGATTATTAAGTTTAGACTTAAATGAGATTTTTACCTCAGCCCCACTCCAGGTATTTACACCATAACCACTTCTTCTGTTGCCTAGATCTTTTTCGCCCACATAATACTGATAGTATGGCCAAGATTTATTTCTCTTGGTTTCAATCGATTTACATGATTTTTTCGAATGCACcatggaaaatatttatcgtaCAAAGCAACTTTAAagagacaaaaaaataataatactagcaaaaatgtttcattgtttTGATACGAACgagtgttatttattgtgacAGTTATtgataaagattaattaaagtCAAGTAAGTACAAAAAAggtttatgtgtttttttttaatacggattgaaattgttatttctataggtattcaataataacacagtccttttatgtatatttttaataacgtttaaaaaattaaagccaagtaattttaatgctttttgtATCATTAGAATCTTTTCAACAACAGTTGCATCGTAGACAGCTTGTTTTTGCTCTCTCAAAATACGTATATTCCTGAAAAAAAAGCTATTTTATACAAAGAGTATGGTgcttaaattacataaactcTTTAACTGAATCAGATTCTTTTTTTGTGTCACAAGGGGCAACTACACAAGGAAGCCGgtggttcgcctaatggtaagcgatcaccaccgcccaggAACCTCTGCGCCCATGAACCTGCTTTTagggggtaagggataaggagagGGTTgatgaaaagaaggaatggactgggaagggtgagaaaaagTAAATGGGCATCCGGCTCCCCCTCTCACGAACGAAACACGCTATTATTTTACATCGGTTTTCTGTGCGGGTGTGctacttctccggtgcgagctagcctAATCTAAGTATGCTCAActcctatataaaaatacatctttttcaaattttcgTAGGAAATAGGCCAATAAATACCGTACCAGTAAAAATGTAGCAGCCAAAAGGAGAGCTTTACTCTTGGGCTGCACTGCGCAGTCTGGAAATAGCACAGTCGTAACAAAACTGACCAGCTCACGATCCCAGCTGTGGAAGATCTTGCCCACTTGACGGAGAGAATCACTAGTcaatatctaaaaattatcaacataattattaaaaacattgaagtGGGTGGTTATTAAATGCTttcgtaaatattaaaataggacGAATTCaggatttaaaaatgtcagcAATCAATTAaaagaagtttatttaaaataaatattgcaggTAAGTaaccacatttttttttttagtcacagtcggcaatggagctggtgggacgcctgatggtaagcgctaccaccgcccatgaacatttgtagaggcgtaaaggcgattacagaccttacgcctctacaaatggattgccgactttaaattgggaagggattaagaaaagattggcgagaggaatgaaggaaaggactgggaagagaAAGGAAAAggaggcctccggctcccccactcaccgaacgaaacacagcagaatgctatttcacgccggtatTCAAAGCtatttcgtattatttattatacatatagggATTTACTTAACTTTTTTAAGGAAGTTCATtttgctttaataaataattgactgTGGAACCTCATGCGAGATGACTTTTATTAACAAGGTATGTGCTCTGCTttacacttttaaaataatactctgaatataaattacgtcCTTACCTTAAATTCTGATAACATCAAGTTACTCTTATTCAGTCTAGCCGGACCTTCAATAACGTATATGACGTCATCATTAATATTCCTCACTAGATAGAAGGGCACCATCCACGTCCACTGTTGCTGGATGCGACCAATGTAGTCTCCTGGTGGTGTAATTACTTTCATTTCCTGTAATTGAAGTAAGACCTCCTTTAACCGCGCTCAGCgcttttcaaccgatttttaaaaagtagGAAAagggtttttaatatttttttgaaggtTCGTGCCTCTTGTggtgttttattcaaatttggtCCTGTTCTAagaattgatattaattagtttaggctctctgaactactacatttttaatatagtttttgaatttaacacTACTAAACCATTTAATACTATGAGGAATTCTATTGTATAAGCGTATACCTTGTcccataaatgaattttttaatttactaagccggaaaacaggcatttcaatttaatttccgTTCCTCATGTCTGTCACCTACTTTTGTATGTAAGGTGATGTTATTGTGTAcgtgtaaaatgttattaaatatatactgtgACGGCACAGTAAGGATACCAGTATTCTTAAAAAGATGTCTTAATGAGTCCATTAATCTCTTAAGATCTCTCAATGTATCAATTCGATTATATTTCTTTGACTTcattacctcagaactttcaaCTAGATGAACCGATTTGATGCTtccgttattatttaaaagcctTCCCTGTGGTCCCATTTATATTTGGCCTATTGTTACAATTATAGCGTATGGGCTTGCGTAACTAACAcgttaatgttaaattttaaactataccTGTAATCTGAAAGGAAAGAAACAAGACGCAGCAGCCAATCGCCTCTCCATATCCATGGCTCCTTGCCTGCTGTTATCATGGAGGTGCAATGTGAACCCCCTCCCCACACCGCAGAGGAGTCTTTGTGTCTTCGAAGATTTCTCACTAGCCAAGAATAGTGACGGGCCATTCGGTACCCTCACTATGTACCAGTTCTCTGAGTCTATGCTTGACGTTACTGAAATGATATgtgcatttatagtattaaggAGAAAGCGGAGCTAGTGTTTTTACTATCTATTCTCCCTTCTTATGGtcctaaatatattaagtaataaatgcTACGGTAAGAAGGTGCATACTGAAATGCTACCACAAAGAATATTACTATAAGTTTAAACTAACGACTTACAATCATTGAGTTCTACAGTCTGCTGGATGAGAAGACTCGACACACCGATGAGGAAGTCCAGTCCATGCATCGGTCGGAGCGGCGTCACGGTATTCGGCCTCCAGTTGACTGTGGACACGGTGAGCTCGGCTCGGCCATTGTCTGTAAATTACAGGGAATATTAccattaatatcattataaaaaatgttcctTCGAAATTGATTCAGGTATAAgtacctaataaataattataatataggtgttctatatttatctaaacGCCATCACAATATAtccagtattattttataaatgggaCTGCAACCGGTTTTGTTCCGATATTCGATGGAACATTAAGAATACTAAGCGATTACTTTGAtcctataaaaaatacaacgaTCGGTGGCGACATATAAGCAGATATAGCCATTTCTATCTGAAACGGGGGACTAAGAAACTAATATTGGTAATTATCATCAATTGAAGGTCTCCTTTGTACAATAGTCAACGCGTGAGTGAAAATCCGAGTAGTTGAAGGTTCTATAACAGGTGGagactaacaaaaaaaaatgtcttgctCCTGCAACAAATTTATAGCTCCTTCTTCTCCAAAGAAGACGAATACTATCAAAGGTTCACTTATTACCTTTAGttgtgattaatttaataataatagtgaaTATTTTACCTTACCGTTTGACTGTGGTTGTTGCGATATGACTGAATCAGGTCTCAAATCAGATCCGTCATCTGTAATGATAAGAAGAAcaaagcaaattaaatttaatgacttTATAGAAGTTTGCATGTACTTcgaagtaaaaaaaagaaaagataacTTTCAGTTATTCTATATGTAAATTCTTTATGTTGGACCTCGTACTGATTATCGTCTATTAAAGCGTTCAAATTAGATAGTTTCTTAATGCTTTTAGGCTCAATAAATGGTTTTTgcatcatataaataatttggatgtgtaaaaaatatgtacatttctACAAATACGACCATTGTTATGAAACATTGTATAAttccataattaaaaaaaactaaatcactATAGATTGGATCtcaaaattattctaataaatagATACCTGCGGTAGCCGCTAAGTTTTCAATCCCTCGAGGCTCTGTGTGAGAAATATCTGCcatcacataatattatatcacgatcttttgtttataataagttaGCAGGAATATTATTGAGATGTTTCTAGTTATTTGTTCCTCGGCGCACTGAGTTATCGACATATTTTGATTGTCTGTACACTCCGTTATCAGATAAATCTATATCTCTATCAATAAGGCACGAACGACACAAATTCAACATTTCCAATTACTGTGTTTTATCGATGTTGTGTGAAGCGAATGTACATATGATTCGtggtatttcaaatt harbors:
- the LOC119829314 gene encoding ankyrin repeat and MYND domain-containing protein 1-like → MVHSKKSCKSIETKRNKSWPYYQYYVGEKDLGNRRSGYGVNTWSGAESLECYDGSFTCDTMHGTGEYRWKFHGEDGKPCTYEGHFYNNCMHGYGLISFPDGRTFRGLFNNNKRWGPGIQSHSSLRDDVGIWKGTQLIRLAWRPQAPAVVPDFTSNNIGRMVVEGHRRLFTNALRHIGATNSALDLLKNCGTDPRLAVQEWKKLYPKRCTDLASPLCRVEIFDRNYYKDRIESLEEIHKTDPQDSQETFQKVTYYAWNNNSMIINMMKHCYEHEIQRDNYEIDLNTILSGPRKLFKMAGAHEADCRTLLLTTYLGYITNVAELINKHNVNPNVADIQGNTALMYATCGDQVDIISFLVDAGADIDCFNDSCCTSLGVALMRFTCAVHDVPPNLILQSLLPPPIVPPPRKYKLFGTSVPFEWHLTRELACQSTAVTLIKSSSKTVRSLSQKKVKSLMSIKDQNMGRRKTETTSAKADTEYDSDDSLSENKKVYSNANREYTSKVNDIFQQPNTNSMVPYLFEINDMITEVEALEEEPKKVQDKNVKKVVSKVMKDTMKTSKELVWPSSDKVESENSIEKLKHDMLEEMKLTILELLRKGAKPQLVRCPQPALVIAISSNCSDLIKHLVKYGADVNEIYPQILGYSPLDIAVSKPFTLENLEIVRALLESGANAKRCIYYEDTDSSDITVYKPNKLGPTLLHAVLARKAENENEEEVRQLLLNLLLDYNCDPTLQYKGRSAIDLVMSTNITLFDVFIRNPKTDLNCIINDLNQNVLVKMFWIPFFKNVPSTEKIQTLTNLLLYGADPLLPCQNGQEKYENIFVFAKNTLSELDNTQVKTSNQKGKKPEKPKKDEKLTTKSVGKMVTDDKEDYKQAIELVKECARLLHIRWLEGKLIKELICTIEKFKHRQWNMILNECKGKKRIGLWITPHRCLEIWNILAAKRKKIFGDQRILKHLLSIVTFLAWRFYSPKNNEFKASSKVTAIVRDLVEKDVFYLLKEYKNTNKVAQVEMQWNSQYVKPELDRDNQKFYVCFECALPLNQDKISCKICKLVSFCSYECMKVNIERIGCHPCSEDLKAKYFQSPNYSLPSSAESLKN
- the LOC119829315 gene encoding phospholipid scramblase 2-like, which produces MADISHTEPRGIENLAATADDGSDLRPDSVISQQPQSNDNGRAELTVSTVNWRPNTVTPLRPMHGLDFLIGVSSLLIQQTVELNDLTSSIDSENWYIVRVPNGPSLFLASEKSSKTQRLLCGVGRGFTLHLHDNSRQGAMDMERRLAAASCFFPFRLQEMKVITPPGDYIGRIQQQWTWMVPFYLVRNINDDVIYVIEGPARLNKSNLMLSEFKILTSDSLRQVGKIFHSWDRELVSFVTTVLFPDCAVQPKSKALLLAATFLLEYTYFERAKTSCLRCNCC